In Mycolicibacterium nivoides, the DNA window CCGGCCCGAGGCCGACCACGACGAGATCGTCGAGATGGCCAAACTGGCCAACGCCCACGAGTTCATCTCAGAGATGCCGCAGGGCTATGACAGCCCGGTCGGGGAACGCGGGCTGACCCTGTCCGGCGGTCAGCGTCAGCGCATCGGTATCGCCCGCGCGCTCATCCGGGACAGCCCGATCCTCATCCTCGACGAACCGACCGCCGCCCTGGACGCCGAGTCCGAGCATCAAGTGATGTCAGCGCTGCAACGGCTGATGGACGGACGCACGGTGATCACGATCGCTCACCGCCTCAGCACCATTCGCGATGCGGACAAGATCGTCGTGCTCGAGGAGGGGCGAGTGGTCGAAGAGGGATCACACACCGAACTCCTGGCCGCAGGCGGCAGATATGCCGAGTTGCACCGCATCCAATACGAGGACGAGACAACGTGACGCGTTCGCTGATCATCCTGCCCGACGACTCGGCGAAGCCGGTGCTCGACGCGATCGCCGCGTCCACCCGGTCGGTGCGGATCAAGATGTTCGCCTTCAACCACCTGCCGCTGCTGGAGGCGGTGGTTGCCGCCCACCGGCGCGGCGTGGATGTCAAGGTCATGCTCAACCCCGAGCGTCGCGACGGGGAAACCGACAACGACGCCGCGCGGGAGACGTTGCAGCGGTTCGGCATCGAGGTCCGGGCCAGCAACCCGGCCTTTGATCTGACGCACGAGAAGTCCATGGTGGTCGACGACGACCACGCGTTCGTCGAGTCGTTGAACTGGACCGAGGAGAACTTCACGGTGACGCGCGACTACGCCGTCGTCACCCCCAGCGCCTACGAAGTCGCCGAGATCGTCGACTGCTTCGAAGCCGACTGGGCTCGGGAGGAGTTCGACCCCGGCGGCGGGGCACACCTCATCTGGTGCCCGACCAACGGTCGGCACCGCATTGCCGAATTCATCGACAGTGCCAAGCACACCCTGTTCGTCCAGAACGAGCGGTATCAGGATCCGGTGATCATCGAGCGCCTGGTCCGTGCGGCGCATCGCGGGGTGAAGGTGCACGTCATGGCCCGCGCGGCCCACCATCTCAAGTCGGGCAAGCTTCTCGAAGGCGTCAGTGGCATGCGCATCCTGGACGACGTCGGCATCAAGATCCACCGGCTCAAGCACATGAAGCTGCACGCGAAAATGATTCTGGCCGATCACGAGCGGGCCATCGTCGGCTCGATCAACTTCTCCCCGGGCAGCTTCGACCATCGGCGCGAGCTGGCCATCGAGGTGACCGATCACCACATCATCAAACGCCTGAACGAGGTCGCCCACCACGACTGGAAACGCTCCGAGCCGATGGACCTGTCGGACGAGGGGTTGATCGCCGATCTCGTGGGTCAGGACCCGCACGAACTCGACCAACTCGCCCTACACGACCCCGATATCTGATGCACTGACCGGGCCGCACGTACAGGACGCATCACTACTAGGCTGGCGGCGGGCAGTTACCGGCAACTGAGGGAGAATCACGTGACCATCCGGGTAGGCGTTAACGGCTTCGGCCGAATCGGGCGCAACTTCTACCGGGCCCTGGCGACGCAGCAGGCCGAGGGTCAGAACACTGACATCGAGATCGTGGCGGTCAACGACCTCACCGACAACGCCACCCTGGCTCACCTGCTGAAATTCGACTCGATTCTGGGCCGGCTGCCGCAGGACGTCAGCCTGGAGGGCGAGGACACCATCGTCATCGGCGACAAGAAGATCAAGGCGCTGGAGGTCAAGGAAGGTCCGGCGGCGCTGCCCTGGGGCGACCTGGGCGTCGACGTCGTCGTCGAGTCCACCGGTATCTTCACCGCCCGCGCCAAGGCACAGGGGCACCTCGACGCCGGCGCCAAGAAGGTCATCATCTCCGCGCCGGCCAGCGATGAGGACATCACCATCGTGCTGGGCGTCAACGACGACAAGTACGACGGCAGCCAGAACATCATCTCCAACGCCTCGTGCACCACGAACTGCCTCGGCCCGCTGGCCAAGGTCCTCAACGACGAGTTCGGCATCGTCAAGGGCCTGATGACCACCATCCACGCCTACACCCAGGATCAGAACCTGCAGGACGGCCCGCACAAGGATCTGCGCCGTGCCCGCGCCGCCGCGTTGAACATCGTGCCGACCTCGACCGGTGCCGCAAAAGCAATTGGCCTCGTCTTACCTGAACTGAAAGGCAAGCTGGACGGCTACGCCCTGCGGGTGCCGATCCCCACGGGCTCGGTCACGGATCTGACCGCTGAGCTCAAGAAGTCGGCCAGTGCCGACGAGATCAACGCGGCCATGAAGGCCGCCGCCGAGGGGCCGATGAAGGGCATCCTCAAGTACTACGACGCGCCGATCGTGTCCAGCGACATCGTCACCGATCCGCACAGCTCGATCTTCGACTCGGGCCTGACCAAGGTGATCGACAACCAGGCCAAGGTCGTCTCCTGGTACGACAACGAGTGGGGCTACTCCAACCGCCTCGCCGATCTGGTCGCGCTCGTCGGAAAGTCCCTCTAGTACCGATGACTGTCAAGACACTCGCCGACCTGCTGGCCGAGGGCGTGGAAGGTCGGGGCGTTCTCGTGCGCTCCGACCTCAACGTCCCCCTCGATGACGAGGGCAACATCACCGACCTGGGCCGCATCATCGCCTCGGTCCCGACGCTGTCCGCGCTGGCCGAGGCCGGCGCCAAGGTCGTCGTCACCGCACACCTGGGCCGCCCCAAGGGCACCCCGGATCCGAAGCTGTCGCTCGCCCCGGTCGCCGCGGCACTGGGGGAGAAGCTGGGACGCCACGTCCAGCTGGCCGGCGACGTGGTCGGCACCGACGCGCTGGCCCGCGCCGAGGGACTCACCGACGGTGACGTCCTGCTGCTGGAGAACATCCGTTTCGACCCGCGGGAGACCAGCAAGGACGACGCCGAGCGGCTGGCGCTGGCCAAGGCGCTGGCCGCCCTGGTCGAGGGGGCCGACGGCTCGCCGGGTGCCTTCGTCTCCGACGGTTTCGGGGTGGTGCACCGCAAGCAGGCTTCGGTCTACGACGTCGCCACGCTGCTGCCGCATTACGCGGGCACGCTGGTGGCCACCGAGGTCAAGGTGCTCGAGCAGCTGACCAACTCGACCGAGCGGCCCTACGCCGTGGTGCTCGGCGGGTCCAAGGTCTCGGACAAGCTCGCGGTGATCGAGAACCTGGCCACCAAGGCCGACAGCATCGTCATCGGCGGCGGTATGTGCTTCACCTTCCTTGCTGCCCAAGGGGTTTCGGTCGGAACTTCGCTGTTGCAGGAAGAGATGATCGACACCTGCAAGCGGCTGCTGGATACCTACGCCGACGTGATCCACCTTCCCGTGGACATCGTCGTGGCCGACAAGTTCGCCGCCGACGCCGAGCCGGAGACCGTGGCCTCCGATCGCATCCCCGACGGCAAGATGGGCCTGGACATCGGTCCGGAGTCGGTCAAGCGCTTCACCGCATTGCTGTCCAACGCCAAGACCGTGTTCTGGAACGGCCCGATGGGCGTTTTCGAGTTCCCGGCCTTCGCGGCGGGCACCAAGGGTGTGGCCGAGGCGATCATCGGTGCCACCGAGAAGGGCGCGTTCAGCGTGGTCGGCGGTGGCGATTCGGCGGCCGCGGTGCGCCAGCTCGGCCTGCCCGAGGACGGCTTCTCGCACATCTCCACCGGTGGCGGCGCGTCGCTGGAATACCTTGAGGGCAAAGACCTGCCCGGTATCGAAATCCTGAAATAGCCGTACTGGACTAAGGACACACATGGCCCGTAAGCCGCTCATCGCCGGCAACTGGAAGATGAACCTCAATCATTTCGAGGCCATCGCGCTGGTGCAGAAGATCGCATTCGCCCTGCCGGACAAGTACTTCGACAAGGTGGATGTCACCGTCATCCCGCCGTTCACCGATCTGCGCAGCGTGCAGACCCTGGTCGACGGAGACAAGCTGCGCCTGACCTACGGGGCGCAGGATCTGTCGCAACACGACTCGGGCGCCTACACCGGTGACATCAGCGGGGCGTTCCTGGCGAAGCTTGGCTGCAGCTTCGTGGTGGTCGGGCACTCCGAGCGGCGTACGTACCACCACGAGGACGACGCGTTGGTGGCCGCCAAGGCCGCCGCGGCGTTCAAGCACGGCATCACCCCGATCATCTGCATCGGCGAGCAGCTCGAGGTGCGGGAGGCCGGCAACCACGTCGAGTACAACGTGAACTCGTTGCGCGGTTCGCTGGCCGGTCTGAGCAAGGAGCAGATCGGACAGGCGGTCATCGCCTACGAGCCCGTGTGGGCGATCGGCACCGGGCGGGTGGCCAGCGCGGCCGACGCGCAGGAGGTCTGTAAGGCCATCCGCGGTGAGCTGGGCAACCTGTCCTCGCCGCAGCTCGCGGCCGGTGTGCGGGTGCTCTACGGCGGGTCGGTGAACGCCAAGAACGTCGGCGAGATCGTGGCGCAGGGCGACGTGGACGGCGCACTGGTCGGCGGTGCTTCGCTGGACGGCGAGCAGTTCGCCACGCTGTCGGCCATCGCCGCGGGCGGACCGCTGCCGTAACCCCGGGGGCCTGGGCCGGACACCGCACCCGGTAGTCTTACAGCCATGGAATTGGCTCTGCAGATCACTCTGGTCGTGACCAGCGTGCTGGTTGTGCTCTTGGTGCTGCTGCATCGTGCCAAAGGTGGCGGTCTGTCCACCCTGTTCGGTGGCGGTGTCCAGTCCAGCCTGTCCGGCTCCACCGTGGTCGAGAAGAACCTCGACCGGCTGACGCTGTTCGTGACCGGTATCTGGCTGGTCTCGATCGTGGGCGTCGCGCTGCTGATCAAGTACAGCTAGTTCGCCTCACCCAAAGACATGAAAGCCGCCCCGGGCAGAGTGCCGGGGCGGCTTTCGTGGGCCCTGTGTCAGTAGCCGGACGCCACATCGGGTCCAGATGCGCTCAGCAGTGCGCGTGAGCCCGACACGCCCAATCGGGTGGCGCCGGCCGCGATCATGGACTGGGCCTGCTTGAGGGTGCGCACACCACCGGATGCCTTCACCGCGAGCCCAGCGTCGCGGACTGTCCGGGACATCAGCTCGACCGCGTGCACGGTCGCGCCACCGGTGGGATGGAAACCGGTCGAGGTCTTGACGAAATCGGCGCCCGCTGCCACGGCCGCGCGGCACGCACCGACGATTTCCTCGTCGGTCAGGGCAGCCGACTCGATGATCACCTTCAGTACCGTCGGCGCCGGAGCAGCGGTTCGCACCGCTGCGATGTCGGCTTCCACTCGGTCGAAGGCGCCCTCTTTGGCCGCGCCGATGTCGATCACCATGTCGATCTCGTCGGCGCCGTTGCGCACCGCCCCGGCCGCCTCGGCGGTCTTGATTTCGGTACTGTGCTTGCCGCTCGGGAAGCCGCACACTGCCGCAACCTTCAGCTCGGAGCCCGCCGGTAGACCGACCGGAAGCATCGACGGTGACACGCACACCGAGTAAGTGCCCAACTCGACCGCCTCGGCGACCAGCGCTTCGACGTCAGCGGCGGTGGCCTCGGGCTTGAGCAGGGTGTGGTCGATCATCTTGGCGACCTGTGCCGTGTTCGGCGGTGTGACGATCGTCATCGGTAAGGGATCCCTTCTGTTGTGGCTTGGGTTCAGGCGGTCTTGGTTTGACGGTCCAGGACGTAGTTCATGATCAGTGCAGCGATCAGGATGAGTCCTGTCACGAGCATCTGGAAGAAGGAACTCAGCCCCATCAGGTTGAACAGGTTTCGGAGCACCGACAGCAGCAGTACGGCAATGAATGTGCCCATCACACCGCCTTTTCCGCCGAACAGACTGGTTCCGCCCAGTACCACCGCGGCGATGGCATCCAGCTCGAGACCAGTGTGCGCCGTTGGTTGACCGATGGTCAGCCGCGCGGTGAGGAGGACCCCGGTCAGCGCAGCCAACCCGCCGCAGATGACATACGCGGCAGTGGTGATGCGCTGCACTGGCAGGCCTGACAACCGGGCAGCTTTTGCGTTGCTGCCGACTGCGTAGACGTGTTCGCCAAAAGTTGTGCGGCGCAACACCAGACCGACGATCACCGTGGTAATCACAAAGATCAGCCCGACGACCGGGATACCTGCCACCGATCCTGCACCCAGGAAGCGAAGGCCGATGGGAATCTCTGCGGTAGTCGGTGTGCCATTGGTGGTCAAGAAGGTCAGACCGCGAATGCTCTGCATCCCGGCCAGCGTCACCATGAAGGCCGGCAGCGCGAGGTAGGCGCTCAGTCCGCCCATGATCCCGCCGAGCACCAACCCGCTCAAGATGGCCAGCACCATGGCAACCGGCCAGGCGATTCCCAATCCGATCAGGATCGCCACCAGCATTCCGGACAGCGCCGCAACGCTTCCCACCGAAAGGTCGATACCGGAGGTGAGGATCACCACCGTCATCCCGATCGCGACGATGCCGGTCAGGCTGGATTGTTGGAGCAGGTTCGCGAGGTTCTGCGAGGTGAGAAATTGCGGAGCTGTGATGGAAGCGACCACGAACAGCGCGACAAAGATGAACAGCAGATTGAACCGCACGATGATGTTCTGCCGCCGTGATCGTGCGGCGCCGGCCGGGTTGGCTGGTGATGGTGGAGCGAGCCTTTGGATTTGGTCAGTCATTGTCGTTTCTTCCTGTGACCACACAGCGAGCGATATCCGCCGGTGGAGTGGTTCTCGGGTCGTAGGCCGCGATGTTCCTGCCTTCGTGCATGACCCAGATCAGATCGCAGTTCTCGGTGAGCTCGCTCATCTCGCTGGACGCCAACAACACCCCGACGCCGCCTTCAGCCAACTCGTGAACCTGTTGGAAGAGATCGGCTTTCGCGCCGATGTCCAACCCGCGGGTGGGTTCATCGAGCAGCAGTAGGTCGATCCCGCGGGCCATCCACTTGGCGAGCACCACCTTTTGCTGATTGCCACCGGAGAGCTGACCGACCGGCTGATCGACGCTGGAGAACTTGACGCCCAACTGCTGCAGCGGTGGCGTACACAACGCTCTGGCGGCCTTCAACGGGTTGAGGCCGAACGGCGCCAGTGCCGCGATTGCGGCGTTGCGCAGAATCGACTGGTCCAGAAACAGGCCCTGGCTCTTGCGGTCCTCGGGCACCAGGCCGATTCCCGCCCGCACGGCGGCTCGTGGTGTCAAATGAGTGATCCGGGAGCCACTCAACGTCAGGTCGAGTGCGGCGCGTCGGTCGCCGAACAGGCTGGCCAGTAGCGTGGAACGGCCCGCGCCGCCCAACCCCGCCAGGCCGATGATCTCGCCGCGACGGACAGTCAAACCCGATACCTCGATCACGCCGGGAATGGCGGCGCGGTGAACGTTCAGCAAGTCGGCTCTGTCCCGGGTCGGGTGAGATGGCTTGGGTGAGTTGGATTGCAGGCTTCGGCCGATCATCGCCTCGACGAGTTCGTCCTTGCTCACCGTCGCGATGTCGAATACACCGACAGTGGCGCCGTCGCGCATGACGGTGGCCCGGTCGCCGATGGCCATCACTTCGTCGAGTCGGTGCGATATGTAGATCACCGATCTGTCCGCAGCGGTGAGCTCGCGGATGACGCGGAACACCTCGGACAGATCGTGATCGGTGAGCGTGGCGCTGGGCTCATCCATGATGACGACACGGGCATCGGTGGTGAGTGCCTTCGCGATAGCGGTCAGTTGCTGATCCGACACCGACAGACTCGCGACGACGTCGGACGGTGCGAAGCTGCCGCCGACACGCGCGATCGCCTCTGCCGCCCGACGATCTCGTTCCCGGCGCGCGATGAACGGGCCGCGCACTGGTTCATGGCCGAGGAAGAGATTCTGTGCCACGGTCATGTCCGGGACGAGATCCAATTCCTGATAGATGGTGTTTATCCCGGCCCGGACGCCGTCGGTGGGGGAGCCGAGCGAGACCTCTTCCCCGTCAAGGGTGATCGTTCCGGCGTCTGGGGTGTAGGAACCCGAGAGGATCTTCATCAAGGTGCTCTTGCCTGCTCCGTTCTCACCGAGCAGACAGTGCACTTCACCGCGGGCGACCTCGAGGGTCGCACCATCGCACGCCTTGGTGCCGGGGAACGTTTTCACGATGTCCCGCATACGCAGTGCGGGCATCCCCAGGGCGTCGGCATCCCGGCGCGGCAACGTCGATTCTGCGTTGTGGCTATGTGTCATGTCGTTGCTCCAGCACGGCCAGCGCCGTGGGCTCGTCGGTGATCAGGACCGAGCACAGCCCTTTCGTCAGTGCACCGATCACGACGGGGACTTTGCGTGGTCCGGCTGCCACCGCGATCGCGCATTTCGCATCCTTGACGTCATCGAGACTGAGACCTACTGTCCGCCTGTCGATGTCGTCGTAGGCGATTTCTCCGGCCGCGGTGATGTAGTGGGCGAGGATGTCGCCGCAGGCTCCGGCTGATTCGAGTTGGGCAAGTTCGGCAGGGGTTACTGCACCGGACTCGACCAAGACCGACGTCGGCCCGAGTGCTCCCAGCGAGAACAGGATCGCCTCTGCCGTACGAGCGCGGGACAGAACATCTTCCACGAACCCCTCGGCATAGAGCGCATCACGCGTCTCGATTCGCTCGACGATGGCCGGGACTGGTAACAGCGTGGCCCGTCCGTTGCCGCTGTGGGCGATGCTGGTCACGATGTTGGCGGCCTTCGTGGGATGCACAGACCGACTCACGCCCCCGTTGACCTGGATGACCTCGATGCCGCTCGTCCACCCGGCAGGTAGCACCGAGGCGATCTGCTGCAGCGTATTGCCCCAGGAAACACCCAGGGTGGTGATCCATGAGGAGTTGGATTTCAGATAGGCGGCCGCGGCCGTGGCGATGTGCTCGCCGATGGTGTCGGGGGTGTCGGGGCCCGGCACGACCACGCACTCGCGCAGACCGAACCGATTGCGCATCGCTATTTCGAGATCGGGGCGACGCGCCTGGGGATGCACGATCTTGATCTGCACCAGGCCGACGCCACGGGCCTCA includes these proteins:
- a CDS encoding sugar ABC transporter ATP-binding protein codes for the protein MTHSHNAESTLPRRDADALGMPALRMRDIVKTFPGTKACDGATLEVARGEVHCLLGENGAGKSTLMKILSGSYTPDAGTITLDGEEVSLGSPTDGVRAGINTIYQELDLVPDMTVAQNLFLGHEPVRGPFIARRERDRRAAEAIARVGGSFAPSDVVASLSVSDQQLTAIAKALTTDARVVIMDEPSATLTDHDLSEVFRVIRELTAADRSVIYISHRLDEVMAIGDRATVMRDGATVGVFDIATVSKDELVEAMIGRSLQSNSPKPSHPTRDRADLLNVHRAAIPGVIEVSGLTVRRGEIIGLAGLGGAGRSTLLASLFGDRRAALDLTLSGSRITHLTPRAAVRAGIGLVPEDRKSQGLFLDQSILRNAAIAALAPFGLNPLKAARALCTPPLQQLGVKFSSVDQPVGQLSGGNQQKVVLAKWMARGIDLLLLDEPTRGLDIGAKADLFQQVHELAEGGVGVLLASSEMSELTENCDLIWVMHEGRNIAAYDPRTTPPADIARCVVTGRNDND
- a CDS encoding sugar-binding transcriptional regulator, coding for MSASTDRSHTDLLLYVAQCYYEQGRTQEDIGSELHLTRWKVGRLLDEARGVGLVQIKIVHPQARRPDLEIAMRNRFGLRECVVVPGPDTPDTIGEHIATAAAAYLKSNSSWITTLGVSWGNTLQQIASVLPAGWTSGIEVIQVNGGVSRSVHPTKAANIVTSIAHSGNGRATLLPVPAIVERIETRDALYAEGFVEDVLSRARTAEAILFSLGALGPTSVLVESGAVTPAELAQLESAGACGDILAHYITAAGEIAYDDIDRRTVGLSLDDVKDAKCAIAVAAGPRKVPVVIGALTKGLCSVLITDEPTALAVLEQRHDT
- a CDS encoding phosphoglycerate kinase, coding for MTVKTLADLLAEGVEGRGVLVRSDLNVPLDDEGNITDLGRIIASVPTLSALAEAGAKVVVTAHLGRPKGTPDPKLSLAPVAAALGEKLGRHVQLAGDVVGTDALARAEGLTDGDVLLLENIRFDPRETSKDDAERLALAKALAALVEGADGSPGAFVSDGFGVVHRKQASVYDVATLLPHYAGTLVATEVKVLEQLTNSTERPYAVVLGGSKVSDKLAVIENLATKADSIVIGGGMCFTFLAAQGVSVGTSLLQEEMIDTCKRLLDTYADVIHLPVDIVVADKFAADAEPETVASDRIPDGKMGLDIGPESVKRFTALLSNAKTVFWNGPMGVFEFPAFAAGTKGVAEAIIGATEKGAFSVVGGGDSAAAVRQLGLPEDGFSHISTGGGASLEYLEGKDLPGIEILK
- the deoC gene encoding deoxyribose-phosphate aldolase — encoded protein: MTIVTPPNTAQVAKMIDHTLLKPEATAADVEALVAEAVELGTYSVCVSPSMLPVGLPAGSELKVAAVCGFPSGKHSTEIKTAEAAGAVRNGADEIDMVIDIGAAKEGAFDRVEADIAAVRTAAPAPTVLKVIIESAALTDEEIVGACRAAVAAGADFVKTSTGFHPTGGATVHAVELMSRTVRDAGLAVKASGGVRTLKQAQSMIAAGATRLGVSGSRALLSASGPDVASGY
- a CDS encoding phospholipase D-like domain-containing protein, which codes for MTRSLIILPDDSAKPVLDAIAASTRSVRIKMFAFNHLPLLEAVVAAHRRGVDVKVMLNPERRDGETDNDAARETLQRFGIEVRASNPAFDLTHEKSMVVDDDHAFVESLNWTEENFTVTRDYAVVTPSAYEVAEIVDCFEADWAREEFDPGGGAHLIWCPTNGRHRIAEFIDSAKHTLFVQNERYQDPVIIERLVRAAHRGVKVHVMARAAHHLKSGKLLEGVSGMRILDDVGIKIHRLKHMKLHAKMILADHERAIVGSINFSPGSFDHRRELAIEVTDHHIIKRLNEVAHHDWKRSEPMDLSDEGLIADLVGQDPHELDQLALHDPDI
- the gap gene encoding type I glyceraldehyde-3-phosphate dehydrogenase; the encoded protein is MTIRVGVNGFGRIGRNFYRALATQQAEGQNTDIEIVAVNDLTDNATLAHLLKFDSILGRLPQDVSLEGEDTIVIGDKKIKALEVKEGPAALPWGDLGVDVVVESTGIFTARAKAQGHLDAGAKKVIISAPASDEDITIVLGVNDDKYDGSQNIISNASCTTNCLGPLAKVLNDEFGIVKGLMTTIHAYTQDQNLQDGPHKDLRRARAAALNIVPTSTGAAKAIGLVLPELKGKLDGYALRVPIPTGSVTDLTAELKKSASADEINAAMKAAAEGPMKGILKYYDAPIVSSDIVTDPHSSIFDSGLTKVIDNQAKVVSWYDNEWGYSNRLADLVALVGKSL
- the tpiA gene encoding triose-phosphate isomerase; protein product: MARKPLIAGNWKMNLNHFEAIALVQKIAFALPDKYFDKVDVTVIPPFTDLRSVQTLVDGDKLRLTYGAQDLSQHDSGAYTGDISGAFLAKLGCSFVVVGHSERRTYHHEDDALVAAKAAAAFKHGITPIICIGEQLEVREAGNHVEYNVNSLRGSLAGLSKEQIGQAVIAYEPVWAIGTGRVASAADAQEVCKAIRGELGNLSSPQLAAGVRVLYGGSVNAKNVGEIVAQGDVDGALVGGASLDGEQFATLSAIAAGGPLP
- the secG gene encoding preprotein translocase subunit SecG; translation: MELALQITLVVTSVLVVLLVLLHRAKGGGLSTLFGGGVQSSLSGSTVVEKNLDRLTLFVTGIWLVSIVGVALLIKYS
- a CDS encoding ABC transporter permease: MTDQIQRLAPPSPANPAGAARSRRQNIIVRFNLLFIFVALFVVASITAPQFLTSQNLANLLQQSSLTGIVAIGMTVVILTSGIDLSVGSVAALSGMLVAILIGLGIAWPVAMVLAILSGLVLGGIMGGLSAYLALPAFMVTLAGMQSIRGLTFLTTNGTPTTAEIPIGLRFLGAGSVAGIPVVGLIFVITTVIVGLVLRRTTFGEHVYAVGSNAKAARLSGLPVQRITTAAYVICGGLAALTGVLLTARLTIGQPTAHTGLELDAIAAVVLGGTSLFGGKGGVMGTFIAVLLLSVLRNLFNLMGLSSFFQMLVTGLILIAALIMNYVLDRQTKTA